From one Dermacentor andersoni chromosome 1, qqDerAnde1_hic_scaffold, whole genome shotgun sequence genomic stretch:
- the LOC126547798 gene encoding uncharacterized protein, with translation MRAPGPTSVGHSATIARSTARRRGGRYARVVCKTACGISNVWVCNLECEFQTIRKMVQKYKYIAMDTEFPGVVAQPVGEFRSATEYHYQTLRCNVDVLKVIQLGLTFFDEDGNTPPNCSTWQFNFKFSLAEDTYAQDSIDLLTHSGIQFSKHNSEGIDPYEFAQLLTTSGMVLSDEITWLAFHSCYDFAYMMKLLTGDNLPACDVEFFELLEIYFPAIYDLKYLMKDCRNLRGGLQRLAEQLQVERVGRQHQAGSDSLLTGMAFFKMREVYFQGYIDQAKYCGHLFGLTKPEIVHPQPDEEAQNNVPVSFSVASSVSQQDCSLACRRTMPHPLANTVPGVAHPTSVLASRWTAPLPFANSAPTASRPTSNWATRRTVPRPFAYSGPRAAHPASSFPPGRNVPPPFLDNSLGASNHAFSSTSGRSVALPIADTGPRATHPAFSLASGRTGPLPFADTGPGAPNPAFGLASGRSVSNSGSNAAHPASSMTSGRTVPMPFADAGLAPLQGTAFGMQTWNA, from the coding sequence ATGCGAGCACCAGGACCCACGAGCGTCGGCCACAGCGCCACCATTGCCCGTTCGACCGCCCGTCGTCGCGGCGGACGGTATGCGCGGGTGGTTTGCAAGACGGCGTGCGGCATCAGCAATGTGTGGGTTTGCAATCTCGAGTGCGAATTCCAAACCATCCGAAAGATGGTCCAGAAGTACAAGTACATTGCCATGGACACGGAGTTCCCAGGTGTGGTAGCCCAGCCCGTCGGGGAGTTCCGCAGCGCAACCGAGTACCACTACCAAACGCTGCGCTGCAACGTGGATGTTCTCAAGGTCATCCAGCTGGGCCTCACCTTTTTCGACGAAGACGGCAACACCCCGCCAAATTGCTCTACGTGGCAGTTTAATTTCAAGTTCAGTCTCGCAGAAGACACCTACGCGCAGGACTCGATCGACCTGCTGACGCACTCGGGGATACAATTCAGCAAGCACAACAGCGAAGGCATCGACCCGTACGAATTCGCCCAGCTTCTCACGACGTCGGGAATGGTCCTCTCCGACGAGATCACATGGCTCGCTTTTCACAGCTGCTACGACTTCGCTTACATGATGAAGCTGCTGACGGGGGACAACCTGCCTGCGTGCGACGTTGAGTTCTTCGAGCTCCTGGAAATATACTTCCCGGCCATCTACGACCTCAAGTACCTCATGAAGGATTGCAGAAACCTACGAGGAGGTCTGCAAAGACTGGCCGAGCAGCTGCAGGTTGAACGAGTCGGGCGACAACACCAAGCGGGCAGCGACAGCTTGCTGACGGGCATGGCGTTCTTCAAGATGCGAGAAGTGTACTTCCAAGGCTACATCGACCAAGCCAAGTACTGCGGCCACTTGTTCGGCCTAACCAAGCCGGAAATTGTTCACCCGCAGCCCGACGAAGAGGCCCAGAACAACGTGCCCGTGTCCTTTTCGGTGGCTTCCAGCGTCTCCCAGCAAGATTGCAGCCTGGCGTGTCGACGGACTATGCCGCATCCGCTTGCCAACACTGTTCCCGGCGTCGCCCACCCCACTTCCGTTTTGGCGTCTCGTTGGACTGCGCCGCTGCCGTTTGCCAACTCTGCTCCTACTGCCAGCCGCCCCACTTCCAACTGGGCGACTCGGCGGACTGTGCCGCGGCCGTTTGCTTACTCTGGTCCCAGAGCCGCCCACCCCGCTTCCAGCTTTCCGCCAGGACGGAACGTCCCGCCGCCGTTTCTCGACAATAGTCTCGGTGCCTCCAACCATGCTTTCAGCTCGACGTCTGGGCGGTCTGTGGCGCTGCCGATAGCCGACACTGGTCCCCGCGCCACTCACCCCGCTTTCAGCTTGGCCTCTGGGCGGACTGGGCCGCTGCCGTTTGCAGACACGGGTCCTGGCGCACCCAACCCCGCTTTCGGCTTGGCTTCTGGGCGGAGTGTGTCGAACAGTGGTTCCAACGCCGCCCACCCCGCTTCCAGCATGACATCTGGGCGGACTGTGCCGATGCCGTTTGCCGACGCCGGGCTTGCGCCTCTCCAAGGGACCGCATTCGGTATGCAGACGTGGAACGCCTGA